The following are encoded together in the Tetrapisispora phaffii CBS 4417 chromosome 5, complete genome genome:
- the PAM17 gene encoding Pam17p (similar to Saccharomyces cerevisiae PAM17 (YKR065C); ancestral locus Anc_1.196) translates to MLSSTVRKSTLQLTKPIWSIRSLSAKAPVTSQTSEDAKGLTWADFFALRRTERKINVGSSIFTALVGSNLSWAYLSTMQIDPTQTLLGFDPLVAISAGLIASGTLGYLFGPLLGSQIFNVGHSKKLKSYTAKNKEFLKKIISNRVDASSQSFSNPVPDYYGEKIGSIKEYRQWLRDCHAYRRKAKEFL, encoded by the coding sequence ATGTTATCTTCAACTGTTAGGAAATCTACGTTACAACTAACCAAACCAATCTGGTCGATTAGATCATTGAGTGCTAAGGCTCCAGTTACATCTCAAACAAGTGAAGATGCTAAGGGGCTAACTTGGGCGGATTTTTTTGCTTTGAGAAGAACAGAAAGAAAGATTAATGTTGGTTCATCGATCTTTACAGCTTTGGTAGGTAGTAATTTATCATGGGCGTACTTGTCGACTATGCAGATCGATCCAACGCAAACATTATTAGGATTTGATCCTTTAGTGGCGATTTCCGCAGGGTTGATAGCTTCTGGTACTTTGGGCTATTTATTTGGCCCATTGTTGGGTTCTCAGATTTTTAATGTTGGTCAttcaaagaaattgaaaagttacACCGCCAAAAACAAAGAATTCTTGAAGAAAATCATCTCAAATAGAGTGGATGCATCTTCCCAATCCTTTAGTAATCCAGTTCCAGATTATTACGGTGAAAAGATAGGATctattaaagaatatagACAATGGTTAAGAGATTGTCATGCTTACAGAAGAAAAGCAAAAGAATTCTTGTAA
- the CCP1 gene encoding cytochrome-c peroxidase (similar to Saccharomyces cerevisiae CCP1 (YKR066C); ancestral locus Anc_1.194) — MSFARTLNKRSVYLFGAVAGAAAAASMASQSEFSKFSYNNSNNNNNNNRHNNFSRFTKAGLFGIGAASASHPNVANPDKTKTIEDYQKIYNVIAKKIQDEDEHDGYIGYIPILVRIAWHSSGTYDKESGTGGSHGGTMRHAKELNDPSNAGLHTAKAFLDPIQTQFPWISHGDLYTLAGVAAIQEAQGPKIPWRNGRVNKDEDEGPENGRLPDANGDATYVRSYYGRLNFLNDRDIVALMGCHCLGRTHLANSGFDGPWGAASNVFSNEFFVNLLTENWKWEKNAAGNYQWNSPKGYMMLPADHSLIEDGTFKKIVEEYAANQDVFFKDFSNVFARLLENGITFPKDQKPFIFKTLDEQE; from the coding sequence ATGTCATTCGCTAGAACTTTGAATAAAAGATCggtttatttatttggtGCCGTTGCTGGTGCAGCTGCAGCTGCCTCCATGGCATCTCAATCtgaattttctaaattCAGTTACAATAACAGcaataacaacaacaacaacaaccgTCATAACAACTTTAGTAGATTCACTAAGGCTGGTTTATTCGGTATTGGTGCTGCTTCTGCTTCCCATCCAAATGTCGCTAATCCTGATAAGACTAAGACTATCGAagattatcaaaaaatttacaatgTCATTGCAAAGAAGATTCAAGACGAAGATGAACACGATGGCTACATCGGTTACATTCCAATCTTGGTCAGAATTGCTTGGCATTCTTCCGGTACTTATGATAAGGAGTCCGGTACCGGTGGTTCTCACGGTGGTACCATGAGACATGCAAAAGAATTGAATGACCCTTCTAATGCAGGTTTACATACTGCTAAGGCATTCTTAGACCCGATTCAAACTCAATTCCCATGGATCTCCCATGGTGATTTATACACCTTGGCTGGTGTCGCTGCTATTCAAGAAGCCCAAGGTCCAAAGATTCCTTGGAGAAACGGAAGAGTCAACAAGGACGAAGATGAAGGTCCAGAAAACGGTAGATTACCGGACGCTAATGGTGATGCTACTTATGTCAGATCCTACTACGGCAGATTGAATTTCTTGAACGATAGAGATATAGTTGCTCTAATGGGTTGCCACTGTCTTGGTAGAACTCATTTAGCCAACTCTGGTTTCGATGGTCCATGGGGCGCTGCCTCCAATGTCTTTTCCAATGAATTCTTCGTCAATTTATTAACTGAAAATTGGAAATGGGAAAAGAATGCTGCTGGTAACTACCAATGGAATTCTCCAAAGGGTTACATGATGTTACCAGCTGACCATTCTTTAATTGAAGATGGTACATTTAAGAAGATTGTTGAAGAATATGCTGCTAACCAAGACGTTTTCTTCAAAGATTTTAGTAACGTTTTCGCTAGATTATTGGAAAATGGTATTACTTTCCCAAAGGATCAAAAACCATTCATCTTTAAGACCTTAGACGAACAAGAATAA
- the TPHA0E03260 gene encoding vacuolar protein sorting-associated protein 35 (similar to Saccharomyces cerevisiae VPS35 (YJL154C); ancestral locus Anc_1.193), whose product MLSNESMELLLNDIKRQSLIIKKCLDNNELMNSLKNYSILLNNLRNDKLSPKQYYEVYIIIFDSLSRLTVFLKESNASHYCNSKTLVDLYELVQYSGNILPRLYLMITIGSLYLSIEDAPSIELLKDMIEMCRGVQNPMRGLFLRYYLSQRTKDYFLDVDAAEYDKNFNCSFIITNFIEMNKLWVRMQHQGSSKDKDKRLTERTELKILIGSQLVRLSQIIDTDFETYNDFFLPKVLEQIIQCNDLLSQEYLFDVIIQIFPVDFNLKMLQLTILPNLLKLNNTDTIKKILELLIIRLLNVELESVLQEASLDNATLFDVLWHFLNDLIEKRPDLPFLTFIAIIENYLSLSITLDPRNFDHLTSIFKTVIKKFKEFGESNLSKTEFLSIKNILLFKNYQDKIKELPHLFFFNLLISCSEYNNLLLLQPLKNQKVIISSILDNLLSVTISKEQKLIDVFHINSKSELESILLFVEPIIKKYDSETDDVRVLSYDPLQDRLAKLIHLVIARQNVFNNEKSIKNKIEWMIKYYLIIKNWFYKGGSNTYYTFPVIITYFWKLIRYVNLVKLKYIANQDNEVDEKLVDYFDLQLKQLFKLTSRCIADLYQLSAMENERITMPGYKQEEAIYDTIFKLNIQCASLADQLSFSEISYDFFSQAFTIYEEKLNDSKTQFQSLIYLAQTLQKTRSLYHGEDNNYENLIVRCTLHSSKLLKKQDQCRSVYLCSHLWWATEVSSLGEEEDQTDTFYRDGKRVLECLQRSLRVADSIMDNVQSCQLMVEILSRCIYYFVHSTSEYDSHVTAKYINGLLELIQTNLNSLNIERNTLPNVALSDSDNDNDNNNNANANRSSAANNNFHKITSSVVETKKHVVTGNVSVGLNGSYLRVDNLNERSLVSSSNNNNGTKSLTGHDSVTLQEKIDSLFQYFNRVCKYISEQRQVDPRFTAITV is encoded by the coding sequence ATGTTAAGCAATGAGTCAATGGAATTACTTCTCAATGACATAAAGAGACAATCTTTGATTATTAAGAAATGTTTAGATAACAATGAGTTGATGAActctttgaaaaattattctattttattaaataatttaagaaATGATAAACTATCCCCGAAACAGTACTATGAAgtttatatcattatattcGACTCATTAAGTAGATTGACTGTTTTCCTAAAAGAATCTAATGCTTCACATTACTgtaattcaaaaactttAGTTGATCTGTATGAATTGGTGCAATATTCAGGTAATATACTACCTCGgttatatttaatgatCACAATAGGGTCACTATATCTATCCATTGAAGATGCACCTAGTATTGAATTGTTAAAGGATATGATTGAAATGTGCAGAGGTGTGCAGAATCCAATGCGTGGACTTTTTTTAAGGTATTATCTTTCTCAAAGGACAAAAGATTATTTCTTGGATGTGGATGCTGCAGaatatgataaaaattttaattgtagttttataattacaaatttcattgaaatgaataaattatgGGTAAGAATGCAGCATCAAGGATCTTCGAAAGATAAAGATAAACGATTGACAGAAAGAACAgaattaaagattttaatCGGGTCGCAATTAGTAAGATTGTCGCAAATTATTGATACTGATTTCGAAACGtataatgattttttcttACCAAAGGTTCTAGAACAAATTATACAATGTAATGATTTACTTTCACAAGAATATCTGTTCGatgttattattcaaatatttccagtggattttaatttgaagATGTTACAATTGACGATTTTGccaaatcttttaaaattaaataataccgatacaattaaaaaaattttggaGTTATTGATAATAAGGTTACTGAATGTAGAATTAGAAAGTGTGTTACAAGAGGCTAGTCTCGATAACGCGACTCTGTTCGATGTATTATGgcattttttaaatgatttgattgaaaaaagaCCAGACCTGCCTTTCCTGACATTTATAgcaattattgaaaattatttatcacTATCGATTACTCTGGATCCTAGAAATTTTGATCATTTAActtccatttttaaaacagttattaagaaatttaaagaatttggAGAATCGAATTTATCAAAGACagaatttttatcaattaaaaatattttattgtttaaaaattatcaagatAAGATTAAAGAGTTACcacatttattttttttcaaccTCCTAATATCCTGTTCGGAATAcaacaatttattattgttacaaccgttgaaaaatcaaaaagtAATTATTTCCTCAATTCTCGATAATCTATTATCTgtaacaatttcaaaagaacAGAAGCTCATAGATGTTTTCCATATCAATTCAAAATCAGAATTAGAAAGTATACTATTGTTTGTGGAACCTATTATTAAGAAGTATGATTCAGAAACTGATGACGTGAGGGTTCTTTCGTATGATCCTTTACAAGACAGACTAGCTAAATTAATACATTTAGTGATTGCCAGACAAAATGTTTTTaacaatgaaaaatcaattaaaaataaaatagaatggatgattaaatattatctgATTATTAAGAACTGGTTCTACAAAGGTGGTTCCAACACATATTATACTTTTCCAGTAATAATCACTTATTTCTGGAAACTAATACGATATGTTAACTTggtaaaattaaaatatatcgCAAATCAAGATAATGAAgttgatgaaaaattggTTGACTATTTTGATCTCCAACTTAAACAATTGTTCAAACTAACCTCTAGATGCATTGCTGACTTGTATCAATTATCTGCGATGGAAAATGAAAGGATAACGATGCCTGGGTATAAACAAGAAGAGGCCATTTATGACACAATcttcaaattaaatatacaatGTGCATCTCTTGCTGATCAATTATCGTTCAGTGAAATATCATATGATTTCTTCTCTCAAGCTTTCACAATATATGAAGAGAAATTGAACGATTCAAAGACACAATTCcaatctttaatttatcttgCACAGACACTACAAAAGACTAGATCGTTGTACCATGGTGAAGATAATAACTACGAAAATTTAATTGTCAGATGCACATTGCACTCATCGAAGTTGTTAAAAAAACAGGATCAATGTAGATCAGTATATTTGTGTTCTCATTTATGGTGGGCGACAGAAGTTTCGTCACTtggagaagaagaagatcaAACTGATACATTTTATAGAGATGGCAAAAGAGTTCTCGAGTGTTTACAAAGATCATTAAGGGTTGCCGACTCCATTATGGACAATGTCCAGAGTTGTCAGCTAATGGTCGAGATTCTAAGCCGatgtatttattattttgttcattCTACTTCTGAATACGACAGCCACGTCACTGCAAAATACATTAACGGATTACTTGAATTAATACAGACTAATCTAAACAGTTTGAACATTGAACGAAATACACTCCCAAATGTGGCCTTGTCAGATAGCGACAACGATAAcgacaataataataatgctaATGCTAATCGCAGCAGTGCtgctaataataatttccACAAAATCACTTCCTCGGTAGTAGAAACGAAGAAACACGTAGTAACGGGTAATGTCTCAGTGGGCCTTAATGGTTCCTATTTACGTGTTGATAATCTAAACGAAAGGAGTCTAGTCTCCAGTagcaataacaataatggAACCAAATCTTTAACCGGCCATGACTCGGTCACATTACAAGAAAAGATCGATTCTCTATTCCAATATTTCAACAGAGTCTGCAAATACATTAGCGAGCAACGACAAGTAGACCCCAGGTTCACCGCCATCACAGTGTAA
- the TPHA0E03270 gene encoding uncharacterized protein (similar to Saccharomyces cerevisiae CIS3 (YJL158C); ancestral locus Anc_1.189), which translates to MQLKQTLATTALASTALAAYNPSEPWTTLTPSATYAGGYTDYSASFGIAVQPIASSVAKRAEAISQIGDGQIQATTKTTTSAAKSTAAAVSQIGDGQIQATTKTTTSAAKSTAAAVSQIGDGQIQATTSTKATAAAVSQIGDGQVQATTSSAKSSAAAASQINDGQVQASTTKATTTLEGSSSSSSAATSTSTSAATTGALVINSVSCSGSGTLALSLKGGELTDAKGRIGSIVANRQFQFDGPPPQAGAIYAAGWSITPEGNLAIGDNDIFYQCLSGNFYNLYDETLGAQCNPVHLEIVDLVDC; encoded by the coding sequence ATGCAATTGAAACAGACTTTAGCCACTACTGCCCTAGCTTCTACAGCTCTAGCTGCTTACAACCCATCTGAGCCATGGACCACTTTGACTCCATCTGCCACTTACGCCGGTGGTTACACTGACTACTCTGCCTCTTTCGGTATTGCTGTTCAACCAATTGCCTCCTCCGTTGCCAAGAGAGCTGAAGCCATTTCCCAGATCGGCGACGGCCAAATCCAAGCTACTACCAAGACTACCACTTCTGCTGCTAAGTCTActgctgctgctgtttCTCAAATCGGTGACGGCCAAATCCAAGCTACTACCAAGACTACCACTTCTGCTGCTAAGTCTActgctgctgctgtttCTCAAATCGGCGACGGCCAAATCCAAGCCACCACATCTACCAAGGCTACCGCTGCTGCCGTATCTCAAATCGGTGACGGTCAAGTCCAAGCCACCACCTCTTCCGCTAAGAGCTCTGCTGCTGCCGCTTCTCAAATTAATGACGGTCAAGTCCAAGCTTCCACAACTAAGGCTACTACCACTCTAGAAGGTTCTTCCTCCTCCTCGTCGGCTGCTACCTCTACATCCACTTCGGCTGCCACTACTGGTGCTTTAGTTATCAACAGTGTTTCTTGTTCTGGTTCTGGTACTTTAGCTTTAAGCTTAAAGGGCGGTGAATTAACAGATGCCAAGGGCAGAATCGGTTCTATTGTTGCTAACAGACAATTCCAATTCGACGGTCCACCACCACAAGCCGGCGCCATCTACGCTGCTGGTTGGTCTATCACCCCAGAGGGTAACTTAGCCATCGGTGACAACGATATCTTCTACCAATGTCTATCCGGCAACTTCTACAACTTATATGATGAAACTTTAGGTGCTCAATGTAACCCAGTTCACTTAGAAATCGTTGACTTAGTCGACTGTTAA
- the TPHA0E03280 gene encoding uncharacterized protein (similar to Saccharomyces cerevisiae HSP150 (YJL159W) and PIR3 (YKL163W); ancestral locus Anc_1.188), with protein MQLKQTLATAALASTAMAAYNPAEPWTTLTPSATYAGGLTDYTTSFGIAVQPITTSVSAASSVAKRAEAISQIGDGQIQATTSTKTTAAAVSQIGDGQIQATTKTTTAKTTAAAVSQIGDGQIQATTKTTTAKTTAAAVSQIGDGQIQATTKTTTAKTTAAAVSQIGDGQIQATTKTTTAKTTAAAVSQIGDGQIQATTSTKTAAAAVSQIGDGQIQATTKTTSGKSTSSNTTTTLVGSKSSTSAAASTASAAADSNDPITAQTCMTDSTLAMVIKKGELTDAKGRIGSIVANRQFQFDGPPPQAGAIYAAGWSITPEGNLAIGDNDIFYQCLSGNFYNLYDETLGAQCTPVHLQAIDLVQC; from the coding sequence ATGCAATTGAAACAGACTTTAGCCACTGCTGCCCTAGCCTCTACTGCAATGGCTGCCTACAACCCAGCTGAACCATGGACCACTTTGACTCCATCTGCCACTTACGCCGGTGGTTTGACTGACTACACTACCTCTTTCGGTATTGCCGTTCAGCCAATTACCACTTCTGTCTCTGCTGCTTCTTCCGTTGCCAAGAGAGCTGAAGCCATTTCCCAAATCGGTGACGGTCAAATCCAAGCAACCACATCGACCAAGACTACCGCTGCTGCCGTCTCTCAAATCGGTGACGGCCAAATCCAGGCTACCACCAAGACTACAACTGCCAAGACTACCGCTGCCGCTGTTTCTCAAATCGGTGACGGTCAAATCCAAGCCACCACCAAGACTACAACTGCCAAGACTACCGCTGCTGCCGTTTCTCAAATCGGCGACGGCCAAATCCAGGCTACCACCAAGACTACAACTGCCAAGACTACCGCTGCCGCTGTTTCTCAAATCGGTGACGGTCAAATCCAAGCCACCACCAAGACTACAACTGCCAAGACTACCGCTGCTGCCGTTTCTCAAATCGGCGACGGCCAAATCCAAGCCACCACATCTACCAAGACTGCCGCTGCCGCCGTCTCTCAAATCGGCGACGGCCAAATCCAAGCTACTACTAAGACCACTTCCGGTAAGAGCACCTCATCTAACACCACCACCACTTTAGTTGGTTCCAAATCTTCTACATCTGCTGCTGCCAGCACCGCCTCTGCTGCTGCCGACTCCAACGACCCAATCACTGCTCAAACCTGTATGACCGACTCTACTCTAGCCATGGTCATCAAGAAGGGTGAATTAACAGATGCCAAGGGCAGAATCGGCTCTATTGTTGCTAACAGACAATTCCAATTCGACGGTCCACCACCACAAGCCGGCGCCATCTACGCTGCTGGTTGGTCTATCACCCCAGAGGGTAACTTAGCCATCGGTGACAACGATATCTTCTACCAATGTCTATCCGGCAACTTCTACAACTTATATGATGAAACTTTAGGTGCTCAATGTACCCCAGTTCACTTACAGGCCATTGACTTAGTTCAATGTTAA
- the TPHA0E03290 gene encoding uncharacterized protein (similar to Saccharomyces cerevisiae YJL160C and PIR1 (YKL164C); ancestral locus Anc_1.187) yields the protein MQLKQTLATAALASTAMAAYNPAEPWTTLTPSATYAGGLTDYTTSFGIAVQPITTSVSAASSVAKRAEAISQIGDGQIQATTSTKTTAAAVSQIGDGQIQATTKTTTAKTTAAAVSQIGDGQIQATTKTTTAKTTAAAVSQIGDGQIQATTSTKTAAAAVSQIGDGQIQATTKTTSGKSTSSNTTTTLVGSKSSTSAAASTASAAADSNDPITAQTCMTDSTLAMVIKKGELTDAKGRIGSIVANRQFQFDGPPPQAGAIYAAGWSITPEGNLAIGDNDIFYQCLSGNFYNLYDETLGAQCTPVHLQAIDLVQC from the coding sequence ATGCAATTGAAACAGACTTTAGCCACTGCTGCCCTAGCCTCTACTGCAATGGCTGCCTACAACCCAGCTGAACCATGGACCACTTTGACTCCATCTGCCACTTACGCCGGTGGTTTGACTGACTACACTACCTCTTTCGGTATTGCCGTTCAGCCAATTACCACTTCTGTCTCTGCTGCTTCTTCCGTTGCCAAGAGAGCTGAAGCCATTTCCCAAATCGGTGACGGTCAAATCCAAGCAACCACATCGACCAAGACTACCGCTGCTGCCGTTTCTCAAATCGGCGACGGCCAAATCCAGGCTACCACCAAGACTACAACTGCCAAGACTACCGCTGCCGCTGTTTCTCAAATCGGTGACGGTCAAATCCAAGCCACCACCAAGACTACAACTGCCAAGACTACCGCTGCTGCCGTTTCTCAAATCGGCGACGGCCAAATCCAAGCCACCACATCTACCAAGACTGCCGCTGCCGCCGTCTCTCAAATCGGCGACGGCCAAATCCAAGCTACTACTAAGACCACTTCCGGTAAGAGCACCTCATCTAACACCACCACCACTTTAGTTGGTTCCAAATCTTCTACATCTGCTGCTGCCAGCACCGCCTCTGCTGCTGCCGACTCCAACGACCCAATCACTGCTCAAACCTGTATGACCGACTCTACTCTAGCCATGGTCATCAAGAAGGGTGAATTAACAGATGCCAAGGGCAGAATCGGCTCTATTGTTGCTAACAGACAATTCCAATTCGACGGTCCACCACCACAAGCCGGCGCCATCTACGCTGCTGGTTGGTCTATCACCCCAGAGGGTAACTTAGCCATCGGTGACAACGATATCTTCTACCAATGTCTATCCGGCAACTTCTACAACTTATATGATGAAACTTTAGGTGCTCAATGTACCCCAGTTCACTTACAGGCCATTGACTTAGTTCAATGTTAA
- the TPHA0E03300 gene encoding cAMP-dependent protein kinase (similar to Saccharomyces cerevisiae TPK1 (YJL164C) and TPK3 (YKL166C); ancestral locus Anc_1.182), with the protein MYIDPQNKNEVRRLSVSPRLEESEQPLYRSKNSQLDLDNNRPGQQQDKNNSEEDVRKQQGNIEDSIDKLNKKMSNAKLDDIEQRIRNGPDGGEVGDQLKLAGISKQRTVANEENDLKKLAVHGKKTDCKYTLRDFQILRTLGTGSFGRVHLVRSNHNDRFYALKVLKKYTVVKLKQVEHTNDERKMLSVVAHPFLIRMWGTFQDCEQVFMVMDYIEGGELFSLLRKSQRFPNPVAKFYAAEVCLALEYLHSMDIIYRDLKPENILLDKNGHIKITDFGFAKYVPDVTYTLCGTPDYIAPEVVSTKPYNKSVDWWSFGILIYEMLAGYTAFYDSTTMKTYENILNAPLKFPPFFHPDVQDLLSKLINRDLSKRLGNLQGGSEDVKNHPWFSEVIWEKLLSRNIETPYEPPIQQGKGDTSQFERYPEEEINYGIQGEDPYNVLFEGF; encoded by the coding sequence ATGTATATTGACCCTCAGAATAAAAACGAGGTCAGGAGGTTAAGTGTGTCTCCAAGACTTGAGGAATCCGAACAACCGCTTTATAGGAGCAAGAACAGTCAACTGGACTTGGATAATAATAGACCAGGTCAACAAcaagataaaaataatagtgaAGAAGACGTTAGGAAGCAGCAGGGTAATATTGAGGATAGCATAGATAAACTGAATAAAAAGATGTCGAATGCAAAGTTGGATGACATAGAACAAAGGATACGAAATGGACCAGATGGAGGAGAGGTGGGCGACCAATTGAAATTGGCTGGTATTTCCAAACAAAGGACCGTTGCAAACGAAGAgaatgatttaaaaaagtTAGCTGTTCATGGTAAAAAAACAGATTGCAAATATACTCTAAGAGATTTCCAAATTCTGAGAACGTTAGGTACTGGTTCCTTTGGAAGAGTTCATCTGGTACGTTCCAACCATAATGATCGCTTCTACGCTTTAAAAGTgctgaaaaaatatacgGTAgtgaaattaaaacaagTTGAGCATACAAATGACGAAAGAAAAATGTTATCTGTAGTGGCTCATCCATTCTTAATCAGAATGTGGGGTACTTTTCAAGATTGTGAACAAGTTTTTATGGTGATGGATTATATTGAAGGCGGTGAGctgttttcattattaagGAAATCCCAAAGGTTTCCAAACCCTGTGGCAAAGTTTTATGCTGCAGAAGTTTGTTTAGCATTAGAATATTTGCATAGTATGGACATTATCTATAGAGATTTGAAACcggaaaatattttattagataaaAATGGTCATATCAAAATTACAGACTTTGGTTTTGCAAAGTATGTTCCAGATGTCACATATACTTTATGTGGGACGCCGGACTACATTGCTCCAGAGGTTGTAAGTACAAAACCTTATAATAAATCTGTTGATTGGTGGAGTTTTGGCATATTAATCTACGAAATGTTGGCAGGTTACACTGCTTTTTATGATTCAACTACAATGAAAACTTATGAAAATATTCTAAACGCTCCATTAAAATTTCCTCCTTTTTTCCATCCAGATGTCCAGGATTTATTATCCAAATTGATTAATAGAGATTTGAGCAAAAGGTTAGGAAATCTACAAGGTGGAAGTGAAGATGTTAAAAATCATCCTTGGTTTAGCGAAGTCATTTGggaaaaattattatcgAGAAATATAGAAACACCTTACGAACCACCAATTCAACAAGGAAAAGGTGATACGTCTCAGTTTGAAAGATAtccagaagaagaaatcaaCTATGGTATACAAGGTGAAGACCCCTATAATGTATTGTTTGAAGGTTTCTAA
- the MRP49 gene encoding mitochondrial 54S ribosomal protein mL61 (similar to Saccharomyces cerevisiae MRP49 (YKL167C); ancestral locus Anc_1.181) codes for MSSIGKQLKFLNKISLTTKPTQILINPDKYHGLKLTFQFQNHNGHMGARKFWREYLPTLKFYNPELNIDVVRIKNEDRNNVSVPCVMEITSKTGTPLATIDMRNKRDSEIVTEFLGKIQHTVIPEEDLIKV; via the coding sequence ATGTCGAGCATTGGAAAACAATTGAAGTTTTTGAACAAAATCAGTCTAACCACTAAACCAActcaaatattaataaaccCTGATAAATATCATGGATTGAAATTAAcgtttcaatttcaaaatcataaTGGACATATGGGTGCACGTAAGTTTTGGCGTGAATATCTACCAACATTAAAATTCTATAACCCAGAATTGAATATAGATGTCGttagaattaaaaatgaagatcGTAATAATGTTAGTGTCCCCTGCGTGATGGAAATAACATCCAAGACAGGAACACCACTTGCTACGATTGATATGAGGAACAAAAGAGATTCAGAGATTGTTACTGAGTTCCTTGGGAAAATTCAACACACAGTTATACCTGAGGAGGACCTTATCAAGGTTTAG
- the MRPL38 gene encoding mitochondrial 54S ribosomal uL14m domain-containing protein (similar to Saccharomyces cerevisiae MRPL38 (YKL170W); ancestral locus Anc_1.179), which translates to MIVDVSFIYREISRVLYQSVDIDIPQGLLCIVIMIYLKSIIKVIDNSGAQLVECIKVMRKGSPQTPAKIGDQIVAVVQKAKPLSQNIVGANLANRVKKGDIVRAIVVRTKQRNMTRPNGMTVAFGDNACVLINKTTGEPLGTRIMANEGVVGRELKELGYNKICSLARRVI; encoded by the coding sequence ATGATAGTTGATGTAAGTTTTATTTATAGAGAAATATCTAGGGTTCTGTATCAAAGTGTGGACATCGATATACCTCAAGGACTCCTTTGCATCGTTATcatgatttatttaaaatctaTTATAAAAGTCATCGACAATTCCGGCGCACAACTAGTAGAATGTATTAAAGTAATGAGAAAAGGTTCACCACAAACTCCAGCTAAAATCGGTGATCAAATCGTTGCTGTAGTCCAAAAGGCAAAACCATTATCGCAGAACATTGTTGGTGCAAACTTGGCTAATAGAGTTAAGAAAGGTGATATAGTGAGGGCAATTGTTGTTCGTACAAAACAAAGAAACATGACAAGACCAAATGGTATGACCGTTGCATTTGGTGATAATGCTTGTGTTCTAATTAATAAGACGACAGGTGAGCCTCTCGGCACAAGAATTATGGCTAATGAAGGTGTTGTTGGTAGGGAGCTGAAGGAATTAGgttataataaaatatgttcTTTGGCAAGAAGAGTTATCTAG
- the QCR8 gene encoding ubiquinol--cytochrome-c reductase subunit 8 (similar to Saccharomyces cerevisiae QCR8 (YJL166W); ancestral locus Anc_1.177) — translation MSPPGAKTYMGWWGHIGSPKQKGITSYAISPYAQKPLNGAFKNAFFNSFRRFKSQVLFVAIPAGIYWYWWTNSREYNEYLYTKAGREELERINV, via the coding sequence aTGAGTCCTCCTGGTGCTAAAACTTACATGGGTTGGTGGGGTCATATTGGTTCTCCTAAACAAAAGGGTATCACCTCCTATGCTATCTCTCCATACGCTCAAAAACCATTGAATGGTGCTTTCAAGAACgcttttttcaattcttttagAAGATTCAAGTCTCAAGTTTTGTTTGTTGCCATACCAGCAGGTATCTATTGGTATTGGTGGACTAACAGTAGGGAATACAATGAATATCTATACACCAAAGCTGGTAGAGAAGAGCTAGAGAGGATCAATGTTTAA